One genomic region from Terriglobus aquaticus encodes:
- a CDS encoding TIGR04282 family arsenosugar biosynthesis glycosyltransferase: MAPTPYPLLRPSESNPELAGHCALAVMTKAPRPGKVKTRLSPPLTLEQTAALNICFLRDTTRNIAEVRGGRGVLCYTPAGEEAAFAGIAPDGFSLILQRGDGFGERLHLAATDLLSCGFGAVCLIDSDSPTLPHAALQQAVDALNQPGDRLVLGGSHDGGYYLIGLKRAHPEPFERITWSTEFVHAETLERCSEAGIEVVHLPVWYDVDDASTLRVLAAELLDGNRPHFATTEGFDAAATRAFLADLASAGEVSWRTAPTSSRS, encoded by the coding sequence GTGGCGCCGACGCCGTATCCGCTGCTGCGGCCCTCCGAATCGAACCCCGAGCTTGCCGGACACTGCGCCCTGGCGGTCATGACCAAGGCCCCACGACCGGGGAAGGTGAAGACTCGCCTGTCTCCGCCGTTGACGCTGGAGCAGACGGCCGCACTGAACATCTGTTTTCTGCGCGACACCACGCGAAACATCGCGGAGGTACGGGGCGGCCGCGGTGTGCTCTGCTACACGCCGGCCGGCGAAGAAGCAGCATTTGCCGGCATCGCGCCGGACGGGTTTTCGCTGATTCTGCAGCGCGGTGACGGGTTCGGCGAACGTCTTCATCTTGCTGCAACGGATCTTCTATCGTGCGGGTTCGGTGCTGTCTGCCTGATCGACTCCGATTCGCCCACCTTGCCGCACGCCGCGTTGCAGCAGGCGGTGGACGCGCTGAACCAGCCCGGCGACCGCTTGGTGTTGGGCGGGTCGCACGATGGCGGATACTACCTGATCGGCCTGAAACGGGCACACCCGGAACCGTTCGAGCGCATCACCTGGAGTACGGAGTTCGTGCACGCGGAGACGCTGGAGCGCTGCAGCGAAGCCGGGATCGAGGTCGTGCACCTGCCGGTCTGGTATGACGTGGACGACGCTTCCACTTTGCGGGTCTTGGCTGCCGAGCTGCTGGACGGGAACCGCCCTCATTTCGCGACCACGGAGGGCTTCGACGCCGCTGCAACCCGCGCCTTCCTCGCAGATCTCGCCTCGGCAGGCGAAGTTTCCTGGCGCACTGCGCCGACCTCGTCTCGTTCATGA
- a CDS encoding class I SAM-dependent methyltransferase produces the protein MAEPVSTDIVGGCCPPSDSLFERCGWFYALCREHLFHDHSPEIADGLWGGEGPPAGTHLLELGCGPGFYACRFAENYPHIRTTGIDLSKALLTRARTRAAAMKLQNCSFHQADVHQLPATVGTVDSIVVSRLFLVVPNRDDVMREIFRVLRPGGKCFVAEPVQSARTQFPLSAMWLLAKLSSFTKVPYVEPHRVTTMTEAEFGGLVQAQPWQDIVFRRDGRYQFAVCTKPAGVEEVSAVNTADLLEPCIA, from the coding sequence ATGGCAGAACCAGTCAGCACCGACATCGTGGGTGGCTGTTGTCCCCCCTCCGATAGCCTGTTCGAGCGCTGCGGCTGGTTTTACGCACTGTGTCGAGAACACCTGTTTCATGACCATTCGCCGGAGATAGCCGACGGCTTGTGGGGTGGGGAAGGCCCGCCGGCCGGCACACACCTGCTGGAGCTTGGCTGTGGTCCCGGCTTCTATGCCTGTCGCTTCGCTGAAAACTATCCTCACATTCGAACCACCGGCATTGACTTGAGCAAGGCGCTGCTGACCCGAGCGCGCACTCGCGCGGCTGCCATGAAACTACAAAACTGCAGCTTTCACCAGGCGGATGTTCACCAGCTTCCGGCGACCGTCGGCACTGTGGACAGCATTGTCGTGTCACGCCTGTTTCTCGTCGTGCCCAACCGCGACGATGTAATGCGCGAGATCTTCCGGGTACTTCGGCCGGGCGGAAAGTGCTTTGTCGCCGAGCCGGTACAAAGCGCGCGGACACAGTTTCCGCTCAGCGCCATGTGGCTTCTGGCGAAGCTTTCCTCGTTCACCAAGGTACCTTACGTTGAGCCTCACCGTGTGACCACCATGACCGAGGCGGAGTTTGGTGGCCTGGTCCAGGCGCAGCCGTGGCAGGACATCGTATTCCGCCGCGACGGCCGCTACCAGTTTGCGGTCTGCACCAAGCCGGCTGGTGTGGAAGAAGTCTCGGCTGTGAACACAGCCGACCTGCTGGAGCCGTGCATTGCCTGA
- a CDS encoding TolC family protein → MISGIRSIVSLNRMALPIGVAAVVLVASAAAAQQDPQGRQQPAPYTAPQTALPAVPQAPGQQAVPGQQQPTASPDAPLPRPDGSSVDLRDVEPLTPELPGAVGGNSQTQQVRGDSQLPRREAPAAFQTSPIRLIAPYRAAHVPELPTATSVRIDSLVRDGKLYLSLHDAVALAVENNLDVEVSRYNLLLADTDLTRARGGGNLRGIDYTITQTAPGVGAQTSPLLNAATDGTTAATAPQVTDLSQITQAGNTVQQSLSQTNGFAYAPGPQTPLFDPVVTGQAGYLRRSDQKSLESTTTTGSGTGTGTGSGGTNVNTPPLDFVNTGVDYQQGFSFGAQIEAFVSNAPQVLYANNSQYNPFHAPSTNFTFTQSLLRGRGRQVNLRFVRIARLDQQVSRLLFEQQLLETVYGISRLYYDLVSLGENIGVREDALAAAERLFRDDQNQVAEGTLAPIELTRVQALLAASRLDLIQARGEYRQQEVILRQNLLRRLSDPGAQFASIVPTDHIDVPDAPPQLDVPRLTSDALATRPDLLQAGIQVQANEIAARGTANAVKPLLNVYANVQTRGSSLVPYQLVGSPGTGVATTPAALTQGGLRLSTIYQGGIQLNLPLRNRIAQADAARDQVQLRQSQGRAAKLENDVRQQVENATVALENAHQAYAAAVESRNYQQQLLQAEIDKFSVGASTNYLIVQDEAYLAQARATEVAARSDYQKAQLALDRALGDLLQKNGIAFDDAVQGRVADHP, encoded by the coding sequence ATGATCTCTGGCATTCGGTCCATCGTTTCTCTGAATCGGATGGCTCTGCCGATCGGCGTGGCTGCGGTAGTTCTTGTTGCGTCCGCCGCCGCCGCTCAGCAGGACCCGCAAGGGCGGCAGCAGCCGGCTCCGTACACGGCACCGCAGACAGCGCTGCCCGCTGTGCCCCAGGCGCCGGGCCAGCAGGCCGTGCCTGGGCAGCAGCAACCAACCGCATCTCCGGACGCGCCTCTGCCCCGGCCGGACGGCAGTTCGGTCGACCTGCGCGATGTGGAGCCGCTGACACCGGAACTTCCCGGCGCGGTCGGTGGAAATTCCCAAACGCAGCAGGTGCGTGGCGATTCGCAACTGCCGCGGAGAGAGGCCCCGGCCGCGTTCCAGACGAGTCCTATCCGACTCATCGCCCCGTACCGCGCAGCGCATGTGCCGGAGTTGCCCACAGCAACTTCCGTTCGGATCGACTCGCTGGTGCGAGACGGCAAGCTATACCTTTCTCTGCACGACGCCGTGGCGCTCGCGGTGGAGAACAACCTGGACGTGGAGGTGAGCCGGTACAACCTGCTGTTGGCCGACACGGACCTGACCCGCGCCCGTGGCGGCGGCAATCTTCGCGGGATCGATTACACGATCACGCAAACGGCACCAGGTGTGGGTGCGCAGACGAGCCCTCTGCTGAACGCAGCTACAGATGGCACAACCGCGGCCACCGCGCCCCAGGTAACCGACCTTAGCCAGATCACCCAGGCCGGGAACACCGTGCAGCAATCGCTGAGCCAAACCAATGGCTTCGCCTACGCGCCCGGGCCGCAGACGCCGCTGTTCGATCCTGTGGTCACGGGGCAGGCCGGCTATCTGCGGCGCTCTGACCAGAAATCGCTGGAATCCACCACCACTACGGGAAGCGGAACCGGCACAGGAACGGGGAGTGGCGGCACCAATGTGAATACGCCCCCGCTCGACTTCGTGAATACGGGTGTCGATTACCAGCAGGGCTTCTCGTTTGGCGCTCAGATTGAGGCGTTCGTCAGCAACGCGCCCCAGGTGCTCTACGCCAACAATTCGCAGTACAACCCATTTCACGCGCCCTCCACCAACTTCACCTTTACGCAGTCGCTGTTACGCGGCCGCGGCAGGCAGGTGAATTTACGGTTTGTGCGCATCGCGCGCCTCGATCAGCAGGTCTCGCGACTCCTGTTTGAGCAGCAACTGCTCGAGACGGTCTACGGCATATCAAGGCTGTACTACGACCTGGTGTCGCTCGGGGAAAACATCGGGGTTCGCGAAGATGCTCTGGCCGCGGCCGAACGGCTCTTCCGCGACGATCAGAACCAGGTGGCCGAAGGAACGCTGGCACCCATCGAGCTGACGCGCGTGCAGGCGCTATTGGCGGCGAGCCGGCTGGATCTGATCCAGGCTCGTGGGGAATACCGCCAGCAGGAGGTCATCCTTCGGCAGAACCTGCTTAGGCGCCTCAGTGACCCCGGCGCGCAGTTTGCGTCCATCGTTCCGACCGACCACATCGATGTTCCGGATGCCCCACCACAACTCGACGTGCCGCGGCTGACCTCCGATGCGCTTGCAACGCGCCCCGACCTGCTGCAGGCCGGCATCCAGGTGCAGGCAAACGAGATTGCCGCACGGGGCACGGCCAACGCGGTGAAGCCCCTGCTGAACGTGTACGCAAACGTGCAGACCCGGGGCTCGTCGCTGGTCCCATACCAGCTTGTGGGATCGCCGGGTACCGGCGTGGCGACCACGCCGGCCGCGCTGACCCAGGGCGGTCTGCGCTTGTCGACGATCTATCAGGGCGGGATCCAGCTCAATCTACCGCTGCGGAACCGCATCGCCCAGGCCGATGCGGCACGCGACCAGGTTCAACTTCGTCAGTCGCAGGGCCGGGCTGCGAAGCTGGAAAACGATGTTCGGCAGCAGGTGGAAAACGCAACCGTGGCGCTGGAGAACGCGCACCAGGCATACGCCGCGGCAGTTGAGAGCCGCAACTACCAACAGCAATTGCTGCAGGCAGAAATCGACAAGTTTTCAGTGGGCGCCAGCACCAACTACCTGATTGTGCAAGACGAGGCCTACCTTGCCCAGGCGCGCGCGACCGAGGTCGCCGCACGATCCGATTATCAAAAGGCCCAACTGGCCCTCGACCGCGCGTTGGGAGACCTCCTGCAGAAGAATGGGATTGCCTTTGATGACGCCGTGCAGGGCAGAGTTGCGGATCATCCATAA
- a CDS encoding efflux RND transporter periplasmic adaptor subunit yields MSDDLQQRIYPEDERLREVSEDPDRRMTRAEWEREESLARQAAHKRHEQVAHDREVQQDYDKHHRHKRRNWRPILFWAAVGIAVLLLIFFIGYLPRHNRNKRIQAEAQQRERENPRVDVVKVSRTAAPGQLTVPGTTSSFTDAYVFARANGYVKKRFVDIGDHVRKGQLLALIDAPELDQQVDQAREQLRQAEAQEAQQQAQLDLSRVTWERWRTLVAKGVFSRQDGDQRETDYRTQLATVASSQRNVESYRANLLRVIALQSYERVTAPFDGVVTQRNADVGALVGSNGAAMSAPNPTTSSSNGGTAGVASANNSGSSGSTSTGAAPTTGGAQGGAIFVISQIDTLRILVSVPEGYATSVRKGMNAAVFVQERMGGPPVQGTVTRTADSLDQNTRTMLTEVDIDNRGGKLFPGMYTVVSFQQVRGEAPLAVPGDAVVIRNDRTTLAVVDPTNHVHMTPVSIGRDYGPSVEIVSGLRDGDTVITSVTDDVREGAVVRPQLMQRSENDATGKGAQAQTHQTPDSGPNQYGDQSIVNSQAESTNNQGKRGQNNGTSQQGQNVQQHGPQQKADGGKSSGR; encoded by the coding sequence ATGAGCGACGACCTGCAGCAGCGAATCTATCCGGAAGACGAGCGCCTTCGCGAGGTCTCCGAAGATCCCGATCGCCGGATGACCCGCGCCGAATGGGAACGGGAAGAGTCGCTTGCGCGCCAGGCCGCTCACAAGCGCCATGAGCAGGTGGCGCACGACAGGGAAGTCCAGCAGGACTATGACAAGCACCACCGCCATAAGCGCCGGAACTGGAGGCCAATTCTGTTCTGGGCAGCGGTCGGGATTGCCGTGCTTCTACTCATCTTTTTCATCGGCTATCTGCCGCGCCACAACCGCAACAAGCGCATCCAGGCAGAGGCGCAACAGCGCGAACGCGAGAACCCCAGGGTCGATGTGGTCAAGGTGAGCCGGACAGCGGCGCCTGGCCAGCTTACTGTGCCGGGAACCACTTCATCCTTCACCGACGCCTATGTGTTTGCGCGTGCCAATGGCTACGTGAAGAAGCGCTTTGTCGACATCGGCGATCACGTCCGCAAGGGGCAGTTGCTGGCCCTGATCGATGCGCCGGAATTGGACCAGCAGGTGGACCAGGCACGAGAGCAGTTGCGCCAGGCCGAAGCGCAGGAGGCACAGCAGCAGGCGCAGCTCGACCTGTCGCGGGTCACCTGGGAGCGTTGGCGCACTCTGGTCGCCAAGGGTGTATTTTCCCGGCAGGATGGCGACCAGCGCGAGACCGACTACCGCACTCAGCTAGCCACGGTCGCATCGTCCCAGCGCAACGTGGAAAGCTATCGCGCGAACCTCTTGCGGGTGATTGCGTTGCAGAGCTATGAGCGGGTGACCGCGCCGTTCGACGGTGTGGTGACGCAGCGCAATGCAGATGTGGGCGCCCTGGTCGGCTCGAATGGTGCTGCCATGAGCGCGCCCAACCCGACCACGTCGTCCAGCAACGGCGGCACGGCCGGAGTGGCCTCCGCAAATAACAGCGGCTCCAGCGGAAGCACGTCGACAGGCGCGGCCCCGACCACAGGCGGCGCGCAGGGTGGGGCCATTTTTGTCATCTCGCAAATCGATACGCTCCGCATTCTGGTCAGCGTCCCTGAGGGGTACGCCACCAGCGTCCGCAAGGGGATGAACGCGGCCGTGTTTGTGCAGGAGCGCATGGGCGGCCCGCCGGTGCAAGGCACCGTGACGCGCACGGCCGATTCGCTGGACCAGAACACTCGGACCATGCTCACGGAGGTCGATATCGACAATCGCGGCGGCAAGCTGTTTCCCGGGATGTACACGGTTGTGTCGTTCCAGCAGGTCCGCGGGGAGGCTCCGCTTGCAGTTCCGGGTGACGCGGTGGTGATCCGCAACGACCGGACCACGCTGGCCGTGGTCGACCCCACCAACCACGTACACATGACGCCGGTGTCAATCGGCCGAGACTATGGTCCGTCCGTCGAGATCGTCAGCGGCCTGCGCGACGGCGACACGGTGATCACCAGCGTTACGGACGACGTTCGCGAAGGCGCCGTCGTACGGCCGCAATTGATGCAGCGCAGCGAGAATGACGCAACTGGAAAGGGTGCCCAGGCCCAAACACACCAGACGCCCGACAGTGGACCCAACCAGTACGGCGACCAGAGCATTGTGAATTCGCAAGCGGAGAGCACCAACAATCAGGGCAAGCGTGGCCAGAACAACGGGACATCGCAGCAGGGCCAGAATGTGCAGCAGCACGGTCCGCAGCAGAAAGCCGACGGCGGAAAGTCGAGCGGCCGATGA